From a single Sorghum bicolor cultivar BTx623 chromosome 5, Sorghum_bicolor_NCBIv3, whole genome shotgun sequence genomic region:
- the LOC110435622 gene encoding uncharacterized protein LOC110435622 — protein sequence MPRFNRVFEELGIEYEDYVIPPDVLLGLEKKKDSSKAVALAESKQRKGGGAVKQLAKKRKAGVVLETPVESSSARSSAAESNSVASTLAEIAAAGGGPEAQASRAASSVRAPFASLLGEDSSDAEAPRGSPAREASPARQASPARGVSAGGADVFAGLATAEEMVKGASVAQEGLAVPPRREPAPSALANRPSPADVLGPGASDPSITGWTGALREVHSLVGDRFRQKLRGMDFDTLLRVQYEHHSLGHHMAAALEERCSREVICRDEAIEALKKENETLEAEKTRLSEEVKGFASIRQAVEVLRKENEEFKLASEVIKKEKEEAEAAAAVLRESASQHERTKDLAVQRAEKAEDVADRLRKELDAERTSAAALQSRLQKAEVEAAAVVGLYTHSLAQFGGSTSAPPPSGDVGASLAWLKSHIRMLPDFVGGAVDFGALAAVSSFARLLRRGGCSHAEGVDKAEFATAEDVGEGTPGLRKSVRNFISSFWIRFGRAEAKKMAEARRAEEIAKKKAKVDKAGPSRPPSEARPPTQAEAEARDAGAKAPEGSRAKVSELPETSAPPPPQV from the exons ATGCCCCGCTTCAACCGTGTTTTTGAGGAATTGGGGATCGAGTATGAGGATTATGTTATTCCTCCGGATGTGTTGCTTGgattggagaagaagaaggattctTCCAAGGCTGTTGCTTTGGCGGAGTCGAAGCAGAGGAAAGGGGGCGGCGCAGTCAAGCAACTTGCGAAGAAGCGCAAGGCGGGTGTTGTGCTGGAGACTcctgtggagtcttcctccgcGCGATCTTCTGCTGCCGAGTCGAACTCGGTGGCTTCTACTCTTGCGGAGATCGCCGCTGCTGGCGGAGGTCCTGAGGCTCAAGCTTCCCGTGCGGCCTCGTCTGTGCGGGCGCCTTTTGCGTCTCTTCTTGGTGAGGATTCCtccgacgcggaggcccctAGGGGGAGTCCTGCACGGGAGGCGAGTCCTGCACGGCAGGCGAGTCCTGCACGTGGGGTATCTGCTGGAGGAG CGGATGTTTTTGCTGGGTTGGCTACCGCGGAGGAGATGGTTAAAGGCGCCAGCGTTGCGCAGGAAGGACTTGCCGTTCCTCCGCGGCGTGAGCCTGCGCCTTCTGCGTTGGCCAACAGGCCTTCGCCTGCTGATGTACTTGGCCCCG GTGCTTCTGAtccttcgatcacaggttggacCGGTGCATTGCGCGAGGTTCATTCCTTGGTCGGAG ATCGTTTTCGTCAGAAGCTCCGCGGCATGGACTTTGACACGCTCCTCCGCGTGCAATAtgagcaccatagcctt GGTCATCACATGGCTGCTGCCTTGGAGGAGCGTTGCTCCCGAGAGGTCATTTGCCGTGATGAAGCAATTGAGGCTCTTAAAAAGGAAAATGAAACTTTGGAGGCTGAGAAGACTCGCCTGTCGGAGGAAGTTAAGGGATTTGCTTCTATTCGGCAGGCGGTTGAGGTGCTAAGGAAGGAGAATGAAGAGTTTAAGCTTGCGTCGGAGGTTAttaagaaggagaaggaggaggctGAAGCTGCTGCGGCTGTCCTTCGCGAGAGTGCTTCCCAGCATGAACGGACGAAGGACCTGGCTGTGCAGCGCGCTGAGAAGGCCGAAGACGTTGCTGACCGGCTGCGCAAGGAGTTGGATGCTGAGAGGACGTCTGCTGCTGCGTTGCAGTCCCGTCTGCAGAAGGCGGAGGTGGAGGCTGCGGCTGTTGTTGGGCTCTACACCCACTCGCTGGCGCAGTTCGGAGGTagcacctctgctcctccgcccAGCGGCGACGTTGGGGCTAGCCTCGCGTGGTTGAAGTCCCATATCCGCATGCTCCCTGACTTTGTCGGAGGAgctgttgattttggggctttggctGCGGTTAGCTCCTTCGCTCGGCTCTTGCGGCGCGGAGGTTGCTCCCACGCCGAGGGGGTTGATAAGGCGGAGTTTGCCACGGCGGAGGACGTTGGCGAGGGCACCCCCGGCCTGCGCAAATCTGTCCGGAACTTTATcagttcgttctggattaggtttgggcgggctgaggcgaagaagatggcggaggctcgtcgcgctgag GAGATTGCGAAGAAGAAGGCTAAGGTTGACAAGGCCGGTCCTTCGCGTCCACCAAGCGAGGCGCGTCCTCCGACCCAGGCTGAAGCGGAGGCTCGTGATGCTGGTGCCAAAGCTCCGGAGGGATCTCGTGCCAAGGTTTCAGAGCTGCCCGAGacttctgctcctcctccgcctcaggtgtga
- the LOC8067611 gene encoding CBL-interacting protein kinase 15, with product MESRGKILMKRYELGRLLGKGTFGKVHYARNLESNQSVAIKMMDKDKVLNVGLSEQIRREITTMRLVAHKNIVELHEVMATRNKIYFVMEYVKGGELFDKIEKSGKLTEAVAHKYFQQLISAVDYCHSQGVYHRDLKPENLLLDENENLKVSDFGLSALSESKRQDGLLHTTCGTPAYVAPEVISKTGYDGAKSDIWSCGVVLFVLVAGYLPFQGPNLMEMYRKIQNGNFRCPSWFSHKLKKLLYKILDPNPNTRISVQKIKESTWFRKGPGETRTVKEKIPSENATTNAAPVLAMRRKKNVHEDVKPLAVTNLNAFEIISFSTGFDLSGLFIKKECKKETRFTSDKPAAAIISKLEDVAKILNLRIRKMDNGVVKIQGRKEGRNGVLQFDAEIFEITASYHLIEMKQTGGDSLEYQKLLEENIRPALKDIVWAWHGDDQQQK from the coding sequence ATGGAATCGAGAGGAAAGATTTTGATGAAGCGGTATGAGCTGGGGAGGTTGCTGGGGAAAGGCACATTTGGCAAGGTGCACTATGCAAGGAACCTTGAGTCCAACCAGAGTGTTGCTATTAAGATGATGGACAAGGACAAAGTGCTCAACGTTGGACTTTCAGAGCAGATAAGGCGGGAGATCACAACCATGCGGTTGGTGGCTCATAAGaacattgttgagcttcatgAGGTTATGGCAACACGAAACAAGATCTACTTTGTCATGGAGTATGTGAAAGGTGGCGAGCTCTTTGACAAGATTGAGAAGAGTGGCAAGCTCACAGAGGCTGTTGCACACAAGTACTTCCAGCAGCTCATTAGTGCTGTGGATTACTGCCACAGCCAAGGTGTGTATCACCGGGACTTGAAGCCTGAGAACCTGCTGTTGGATGAGAATGAGAACCTGAAGGTCTCAGATTTTGGACTGAGCGCACTTTCAGAGTCTAAGAGGCAGGATGGCTTGCTCCACACCACCTGTGGAACTCCAGCATATGTAGCTCCAGAGGTGATCAGCAAGACAGGCTATGATGGTGCAAAGTCAGACATCTGGTCTTGTGGGGTTGTTCTATTTGTACTTGTTGCTGGTTATCTCCCTTTTCAAGGCCCAAACTTGATGGAGATGTATCGTAAGATACAGAATGGTAATTTCAGGTGCCCCAGTTGGTTTTCACACAAACTCAAGAAGCTATTGTACAAGATCCTGGACCCCAACCCAAACACAAGAATTTCAGTCCAGAAGATAAAAGAGTCTACCTGGTTCCGAAAAGGTCCTGGGGAGACCCGTACAGTAAAGGAGAAAATTCCAAGTGAGAATGCCACCACAAATGCTGCTCCAGTACTTGCTATGAGGCGCAAGAAGAATGTTCATGAAGATGTGAAGCCCTTGGCTGTCACAAACTTAAATGCCTTTGAAATCATATCTTTCTCCACAGGATTTGACCTCTCTGGTCTATTTATCAAAAAGGAGTGCAAAAAGGAGACAAGATTCACTTCTGATAAGCCTGCTGCTGCCATTATCTCGAAGCTTGAAGATGTTGCAAAAATACTGAATCTCAGGATAAGGAAGATGGATAATGGTGTTGTCAAGattcaagggaggaaggagggaAGGAATGGTGTCCTTCAGTTTGACGCAGAAATATTTGAGATCACGGCATCCTACCATCTCATTGAGATGAAACAAACAGGCGGTGATTCACTTGAGTACCAGAAACTGTTGGAAGAGAACATCCGGCCAGCACTGAAGGACATAGTCTGGGCCTGGCATGGAGATGATCAACAGCAAAAGTAG